The stretch of DNA AGATATATGCTTCGTATGTTCCCGATGAAAATATAGCATTTCTTTCCGGTCCGTCGTTTGCAGCCGAAGTTATGAAATCTTTGCCGACTGCAATTGTAGTTAATTCAAAAAATGAAGAGCTGAGTGCAAAATTTGCCTCATTTTTTCCGGCTTTTATAAAAACATATACATCAACAGATGTCGTCGGTGCCGAGGTTGCGGGGGCTTATAAAAATGTTATAGCTATTGCGGCAGGTATTTGTGAGGGTTTGGGTCTTGGTAAAAATGCCGCAGCTTCACTTATATCAAGAGGTTTGGTTGAGATGCATAGGTTTGGTAAAGTATACGGTGCAAAAGATGAGAGTTTTATAGGGCTTAGCGGAGCAGGAGATCTCTTTTTGACCGCATCATCGACTATGAGCAGAAATTTTCGCGTCGGTTTAGGTATCGCAGAGGGGAAATCCAAAGAGCAAATAGTAAAAGAACTTGGAGAAGTTGCCGAGGGTATAGGAACAACTTATGCACTTTATGAGATTGCAAAGAAAAAAGAGTTATATCTTCCCATCGCAAGAGAGGTCTATAATATGTTAGAGGGTCTTGACCCGCATGTTAGTTTAAGCAATTTTCTTGCGAGTTGATAGCCAAAAAGACGGCTATCGTAATTTTAAAAAGATTTTTCTTCTATTATGTATTCAGCGATTAGTTTAAGTTCGCTCTCTGTTACTTTATCTTTTTGTGATTTCATAACACCAAACATAGTTTTTGTCTCTTTAGGAAAAAGCATTTTTTCTTCACTTGGATTAATTGCATAATCAGTTATATATTTTATTTTGTCTTCTTTGTTTTCATAGTTCTCTCTAGCTTTTTTAGCAATTGCCCAATAAGGCGGTGCTTTCATGTTTTTTAACTTCTCTGCAGATACTACTCCCATTAAATGGCATTCTCCACACTTTTTAACAGCCAACTCTTCTGCATCCACAGAAGCAAATAGTACTGTAAAAGAAGCAGCCAGTAGAGATAAGCTTACTATTTTTTTCATGATAACACCTCTTTTTATAAAATAAGATAATTAAGATTATAACATATCTTTATTGCATTCGTATGGATAGAAAATTATAATTTAAGATTTCATTGTGTCTTTTTGGTTAGAATTGCATCAAAAAAATAAGGCTTATGATGATAGTCCATATAGTTATGTTTAGGTTTAAGGATGAAAACAAAGGTGCAAATATCAAAGAGACTAAAAAGAGATTGGATTCTTTGGTTGATTCGGTTCCAACTTTAAAATCAATGGAAGTCGGCGTGAACTTTACGGTTGCAGATAGAGCGTTTGACCTCTCTTTATACTCTACATTTGATACAAAAGAGGATTTGGATGCTTATGCTATTCATCCTGAGCATTTAAAGGTTGTTGAATTTATAAAATCGGTAACGGCAGAGTCAAAAGTAGTTGATTAT from Sulfurimonas sp. encodes:
- a CDS encoding NAD(P)H-dependent glycerol-3-phosphate dehydrogenase translates to MTKVGIIGAGKWGLALAFALDQKCEVYITSRTPRDIKNFVSLEDILKLDYLVITIPVQQISSWLEENFIFTNQKILVASKGIEATSGKFLNEIYASYVPDENIAFLSGPSFAAEVMKSLPTAIVVNSKNEELSAKFASFFPAFIKTYTSTDVVGAEVAGAYKNVIAIAAGICEGLGLGKNAAASLISRGLVEMHRFGKVYGAKDESFIGLSGAGDLFLTASSTMSRNFRVGLGIAEGKSKEQIVKELGEVAEGIGTTYALYEIAKKKELYLPIAREVYNMLEGLDPHVSLSNFLAS
- a CDS encoding c-type cytochrome produces the protein MKKIVSLSLLAASFTVLFASVDAEELAVKKCGECHLMGVVSAEKLKNMKAPPYWAIAKKARENYENKEDKIKYITDYAINPSEEKMLFPKETKTMFGVMKSQKDKVTESELKLIAEYIIEEKSF
- a CDS encoding Dabb family protein gives rise to the protein MIVHIVMFRFKDENKGANIKETKKRLDSLVDSVPTLKSMEVGVNFTVADRAFDLSLYSTFDTKEDLDAYAIHPEHLKVVEFIKSVTAESKVVDYIL